A window of Thermococcus aggregans contains these coding sequences:
- the psmB gene encoding archaeal proteasome endopeptidase complex subunit beta: MEKKTGTTTVGIKLKDGVVLAADTQASLDHMVETLNIKKILPITDRIAITTAGSVGDLQALARMLEAEARYYQFTWGRPMTAKAMANLLSNILNESKWFPYMVQIIIGGYVEEPTLASLDPLGGLIFDNYTATGSGSPFAIAILEDGYKEDMAIEEAKELAIRAVRTAGKRDVYTGERKIQVVTITKDGMKEEFVEFKE; the protein is encoded by the coding sequence ATGGAAAAGAAAACTGGAACAACCACCGTCGGAATTAAGTTGAAAGATGGAGTAGTGCTGGCCGCAGACACTCAAGCTTCTCTTGATCACATGGTGGAAACACTCAACATAAAGAAAATTCTACCTATAACAGATAGGATAGCAATAACAACTGCAGGAAGCGTTGGAGATTTGCAGGCTCTGGCAAGAATGCTTGAAGCGGAGGCGAGGTATTACCAATTCACATGGGGAAGACCAATGACAGCGAAAGCAATGGCGAACTTACTCAGCAACATACTTAACGAGAGCAAATGGTTCCCCTACATGGTCCAGATAATAATTGGTGGGTACGTTGAAGAACCAACACTCGCAAGCCTTGACCCACTGGGTGGTTTAATCTTTGATAACTACACCGCAACAGGTTCAGGGAGTCCATTTGCAATAGCCATACTCGAGGACGGATACAAGGAAGACATGGCCATTGAAGAGGCCAAAGAATTAGCCATAAGAGCTGTTAGGACAGCGGGTAAGAGGGACGTGTATACCGGAGAAAGAAAAATACAGGTAGTCACAATAACCAAAGATGGCATGAAGGAAGAATTCGTTGAGTTTAAGGAGTGA